Proteins from a single region of Antechinus flavipes isolate AdamAnt ecotype Samford, QLD, Australia chromosome 2, AdamAnt_v2, whole genome shotgun sequence:
- the ENTPD2 gene encoding ectonucleoside triphosphate diphosphohydrolase 2 — MSRKVLTVLLPLLLCIIALAGLLMLSIPIRDVRDPPSYKYGIVLDAGSSHTSMFIYKWIEEKENGTGIVSQHSMCDVHGGGISSYADNPVKAGESLLECLSQALKDVPKKRHSLTPLYLGATAGMRLLNLTNPAASASVLSSVKDMISKFPFDFRGARILSGQDEGVFGWVTANYLLENFIKHGWAGDWFRPKRGTLGAMDLGGASTQITFETDSQIEDPANEVRLQLYGKSYRVYTHSFLCYGRDQMLKKLLAGVLQRHSSHPCWPAGYSAKVFLKDVYSSPCTSAQRPADYDDIAEVTLSGSGNPVLCQRLVSDLFNFSSCSFSQCSFNGIFQPPVTGNFIAFSAFYYTVDFLQKVMKLPVTSTTELRTAAKALCNESWEKLLELAPSQKSRLADYCASATFIYQLLVQGYRFDEHTFPRIAFQKKAGDTSIGWALGYMLNLTNMIPPGQIRFHKSTEHAVWIILLLLFIMIIFISLIMLFWFARPFKTQSAI, encoded by the exons ATGTCCCGGAAGGTCCTAACGGTCCTGCTGCCTCTGCTGCTCTGTATCATCGCCCTTGCGGGCCTCCTGATGCTCAGCATCCCTATCAGGGATGTCCGGGATCCACCCTCCTACAAG tATGGCATAGTCCTAGATGCTGGTTCTTCCCACACATCTATGTTTATCTACAAGTggatagaggaaaaggaaaatggcacaGGCATCGTGAGCCAGCACAGCATGTGTGATGTACATG GTGGTGGTATCTCCAGTTATGCAGACAATCCGGTAAAGGCAGGTGAAAGCCTTCTGGAATGTCTCAGCCAAGCCCTGAAAGATGTGCCCAAGAAAAGACATTCATTAACTCCCCTCTATCTGGGCGCCACTGCAGGCATGAGACTTCTGAA CTTGACCAATCCAGCCGCTTCAGCCAGTGTCCTTTCATCAGTGAAGGATATGATAAGCAAATTCCCCTTTGACTTCCGAGGGGCCCGGATTTTGTCTGGCCAGGATGAAGGAGTCTTTGGCTGGGTCACTGCCAACTATCTCTTGGAGAATTTCATCAAG CATGGCTGGGCAGGGGATTGGTTTCGACCAAAGCGGGGAACTCTGGGGGCCATGGACCTAGGTGGAGCATCCACACAGATCACCTTTGAGACAGACAGCCAGATTGAGGATCCTGCCAATGAGGTCAGGTTGCAGCTCTATGGCAAGAGCTACAGAGTCTACACTCACAGCTTCCTGTGCTATGGTAGAGACCAAATGCTTAAGAAGTTACTGGCTGGTGTGCTTCAG AGACATAGTTCGCACCCCTGCTGGCCTGCAGGCTATTCAGCAAAAGTCTTCCTGAAGGATGTGTACAGCTCACCTTGTActtcagcccagagacccgcAGACTATGATGACATTGCTGAGGTGACCCTTTCTGGGAGTGGAAATCCTGTCCTCTGCCAGCGGCTTGTTTCAGATCTTTTCAACTTCTCATCCTGCTCCTTTTCCCAATGCTCCTTCAATGGCATTTTCCAGCCTCCTGTGACTGGGAACTTCATC GCCTTCTCTGCATTCTACTACACTGTGGACTTCCTTCAGAAAGTGATGAAGCTGCCTGTGACCTCTACAACGGAGCTGAGGACTGCAGCCAAGGCTTTGTGCAATGAGTCATGGGAAAAG CTGCTGGAGCTAGCCCCTAGTCAGAAGTCCCGACTGGCAGATTACTGTGCCTCTGCCACCTTTATATATCAGCTCCTTGTTCAAGGCTACAGATTTGATGAACATACCTTTCCCAGAATTGCTTTCCAGAAGAAG GCTGGAGACACATCTATTGGCTGGGCACTAGGTTATATGCTGAACCTGACCAACATGATTCCACCCGGCCAGATACGTTTCCATAAGAGCACAGAGCATGCTGTTTGGATAATCTTACTTCTGCTTTTCATCATGATCATATTTATTTCCTTGATCATGCTTTTTTGGTTTGCTCGACCTTTCAAGACACAAAGTGCCATCTAA